A stretch of the Naumannella halotolerans genome encodes the following:
- a CDS encoding sensor histidine kinase — protein sequence MGYVLVGIGCLVLGAAIMWLIRRPRRPRIDDTPPALLDPPEPVVPDGVSEVLGVLRSSAVVVGPHDQVLRSTAQARALGLVRGTRVVVPDLLDLVHEVRQNGQIVSVDLELSRGHGAPVQYLSVRTAPLADDLIVILAEDRSDARRVEEIRRDFVANVSHELKTPIGAVALLAEAVEQAADDPEAVVRFAGRMQQESQRLGELVKQVIELSRLQADDPLVMPQEVALDQVLASAVDSCRVDAESRQVSMTIAGESDLRVNGDAVQLATAIRNLVQNAVSYSDPGARVTVGARVRHDGEDEVIDVAVSDNGIGIPQSEFARIFERFYRVDYARSRDRGGTGLGLAIVKHIAAAHGGQVNVWSRPGHGSTFTIRLPSIGETERADVPPVAGELSEPQQVAGPDGEVLSVGRQSAQKAAGEAVDKHGQEARK from the coding sequence GTGGGTTATGTCCTGGTCGGTATCGGCTGCCTGGTCCTCGGAGCCGCCATCATGTGGCTGATCCGACGACCGCGCCGCCCGCGGATCGATGACACCCCGCCGGCCCTGCTGGATCCGCCCGAGCCGGTCGTACCGGACGGGGTCTCGGAGGTACTGGGCGTGCTGCGGTCCTCGGCGGTGGTGGTCGGCCCGCACGACCAGGTGCTCCGGTCGACCGCCCAGGCCCGGGCGCTGGGGTTGGTCCGGGGGACCCGGGTGGTCGTCCCCGATCTGCTCGACCTGGTCCACGAGGTACGGCAGAACGGCCAGATCGTCTCGGTGGACCTGGAGTTGAGCCGGGGCCATGGCGCACCAGTGCAGTACTTGTCGGTACGTACCGCCCCGCTGGCCGACGACCTGATCGTGATCCTGGCCGAGGACCGTTCGGATGCCCGCCGGGTGGAGGAGATCCGCCGCGACTTCGTGGCCAATGTGAGTCACGAACTGAAGACTCCGATCGGGGCCGTCGCACTGCTCGCCGAGGCCGTGGAGCAGGCTGCCGACGACCCCGAGGCGGTGGTCCGGTTCGCCGGGCGGATGCAGCAGGAGAGCCAGCGGCTGGGGGAACTGGTCAAACAGGTGATCGAGTTGTCCCGGCTGCAGGCCGACGATCCGCTGGTGATGCCGCAGGAGGTCGCCCTCGACCAGGTGCTGGCCAGTGCGGTGGATTCGTGCCGGGTCGATGCCGAGTCCCGGCAGGTGTCGATGACGATCGCCGGGGAGTCCGACCTGCGGGTGAACGGTGACGCGGTGCAGTTGGCCACCGCCATCCGCAACCTGGTGCAGAACGCGGTCAGCTATTCCGATCCCGGCGCCCGGGTGACCGTCGGCGCCCGGGTCCGCCACGATGGCGAGGACGAGGTGATCGACGTCGCCGTCTCCGACAACGGCATCGGCATCCCGCAGAGCGAGTTCGCCCGGATCTTCGAACGCTTCTACCGGGTCGACTACGCCCGCAGCCGCGATCGAGGCGGTACGGGTCTCGGGCTCGCGATCGTCAAGCACATTGCGGCGGCCCATGGCGGGCAGGTGAATGTCTGGAGCCGTCCGGGTCACGGGTCGACCTTCACCATCCGGTTGCCCTCGATCGGCGAGACGGAGCGGGCCGACGTACCACCGGTTGCCGGTGAACTCTCTGAGCCCCAGCAGGTCGCCGGACCCGATGGTGAGGTTCTTTCGGTGGGTAGGCAGTCAGCGCAGAAGGCGGCCGGTGAGGCCGTGGACAAGCATGGTCAGGAGGCCAGGAAATGA
- a CDS encoding response regulator transcription factor, with protein sequence MTRVLVVDDEENYRETIAYMLRREGFEVVEAADGTAALGEFERAGADIVLLDLMMPGMSGTEVCRQLRTRGTVPVIMLTARDSEIDKVVGLEIGADDYVTKPFSHRELVARIRAVLRRGQDIELLPDVIESGGVRMDVERHVVSVDGKQVKLALKEFELLEMLLRNAGRVMTRGQLIDRIWGVDYVGDTKTLDVHIKRLRSKIEPDPADPSHLVTVRGLGYKFEA encoded by the coding sequence ATGACCCGAGTGCTCGTGGTCGACGACGAGGAGAACTACCGCGAGACCATCGCCTACATGCTGCGGCGGGAGGGTTTCGAGGTGGTCGAGGCCGCCGACGGCACCGCCGCCCTCGGCGAGTTCGAGCGGGCCGGTGCCGACATCGTGCTGCTGGACCTGATGATGCCCGGGATGTCCGGCACCGAGGTCTGTCGGCAACTGCGTACCCGGGGCACCGTGCCGGTGATCATGCTCACCGCCCGGGACTCCGAGATCGACAAGGTGGTCGGCCTGGAGATCGGTGCCGACGACTACGTCACCAAACCGTTCTCCCATCGTGAACTGGTGGCGCGGATCCGGGCGGTGCTGCGACGGGGCCAGGACATCGAACTGCTGCCGGATGTGATCGAGTCCGGCGGGGTACGGATGGACGTGGAGCGGCACGTCGTCTCGGTCGACGGCAAGCAGGTGAAACTCGCACTGAAGGAGTTCGAACTGCTGGAGATGTTGTTGCGCAATGCCGGCCGGGTGATGACCCGGGGGCAGTTGATCGACCGGATCTGGGGGGTCGACTACGTCGGCGACACCAAGACCCTGGACGTCCACATCAAACGCCTGCGGTCGAAGATCGAACCCGATCCGGCCGATCCCAGCCATCTGGTGACCGTCCGCGGCCTGGGGTACAAGTTCGAGGCCTGA